One genomic window of Boudabousia tangfeifanii includes the following:
- a CDS encoding acyl-CoA carboxylase subunit beta has translation MLSSLFRRQRTPRERPARDRRTCAAHLTELAEKAENRAKKTQHDKGKMTARERLEMLADPGTFREINRFLGGDIDEEYLGSGVITGFCQIGGRPVAVYAQDFSVRGGSLGQVEGQKMIHLIKQAVDLGMPIISLLDSGGARIQEGVAALAQYGKVFQATSLASGVVPQISVILGPCAGGAVYGPALTDFVVMTKRSSFMFVTGPEVVKAVTGEVVTSDELGGAQMHSAVTGVSHYLAEDEADALDFTRTLLSYLPANSKEAPPTFAYQTNQADLENAARVGELVPVSPKQSYDMVEVITSLVDHGEFLEIQELFAPSVITGFGAFCGQSVGIVANQSLVDAGTLDVNASEKAARFVQFCNAFSFPVVTLVDVPGYRPGTEQERAGIIRRGAKVITAYATATVPLITVIVRKAYGGAYIVMGSKAMGADFNFAWPGAQIAVMGSEGAVNIVYRKELAQAKADGKDLAEARKRLEETYATQAVSPNLSLEIGELDGLITPEQTRDTICQALAATRNKQRRPNAWAHAANPPL, from the coding sequence AAAAAGCAGAAAACCGAGCCAAAAAGACGCAACACGATAAAGGCAAAATGACCGCTCGGGAACGCTTGGAAATGCTTGCCGACCCTGGCACCTTTCGAGAAATCAACCGCTTCCTCGGAGGCGATATTGACGAAGAATACCTCGGCAGTGGGGTCATCACCGGCTTTTGCCAAATCGGTGGACGCCCGGTGGCAGTTTACGCCCAAGATTTTTCTGTGCGTGGCGGTTCCCTTGGCCAAGTTGAAGGCCAAAAAATGATTCATCTGATTAAACAGGCAGTCGACCTCGGCATGCCCATTATTTCCCTCCTAGATTCTGGAGGCGCTCGGATTCAAGAGGGGGTGGCCGCCCTCGCCCAATATGGCAAAGTCTTTCAGGCTACCTCCCTCGCTTCTGGGGTTGTCCCGCAAATCAGCGTCATCCTCGGTCCGTGTGCCGGCGGCGCAGTTTACGGCCCAGCCCTGACCGACTTTGTCGTAATGACCAAACGTTCCTCTTTCATGTTCGTAACCGGTCCCGAGGTGGTCAAAGCAGTCACCGGTGAAGTAGTAACCAGTGACGAACTCGGCGGGGCCCAAATGCACTCCGCAGTCACCGGGGTCTCGCACTATCTGGCCGAGGACGAGGCCGATGCCCTCGACTTTACCCGTACCCTGCTCAGCTACCTACCCGCCAACAGCAAGGAAGCACCCCCAACATTCGCCTACCAAACCAACCAGGCCGATCTGGAAAATGCGGCCCGGGTGGGCGAACTAGTGCCGGTCAGCCCCAAACAGTCCTACGACATGGTTGAGGTGATTACCTCGCTAGTGGACCACGGTGAATTCCTTGAAATTCAAGAACTATTCGCCCCCTCGGTGATTACCGGATTCGGAGCTTTTTGCGGACAAAGCGTGGGGATTGTCGCCAACCAGTCGCTAGTGGATGCGGGTACCTTGGACGTCAATGCCTCCGAAAAAGCCGCCCGCTTTGTGCAATTCTGCAACGCTTTCTCCTTCCCGGTGGTGACCTTGGTTGATGTTCCCGGCTATCGCCCCGGAACCGAACAAGAACGAGCCGGCATCATTCGTCGCGGAGCCAAAGTCATCACCGCCTACGCCACCGCTACCGTCCCTCTGATCACCGTCATTGTGCGCAAAGCCTACGGTGGCGCCTACATCGTGATGGGTTCAAAAGCCATGGGCGCCGATTTCAACTTTGCCTGGCCCGGCGCGCAAATCGCGGTAATGGGCAGCGAAGGAGCCGTCAATATTGTCTATCGCAAAGAGCTGGCCCAAGCCAAGGCCGATGGTAAGGACCTGGCCGAAGCCCGTAAACGACTTGAAGAAACCTATGCTACTCAAGCCGTCTCCCCCAACCTCTCACTTGAAATTGGGGAACTCGACGGGCTAATCACCCCCGAGCAAACTCGAGACACCATCTGTCAGGCCCTAGCCGCCACCAGAAATAAACAACGTCGCCCTAACGCGTGGGCCCATGCGGCCAATCCCCCGCTCTAA
- a CDS encoding type I polyketide synthase, whose product MEQQKMTLPVLFAGQASNWLACWQDTDFGQSQGAKLSEQVWEEAKAKLGAVLQELVTIAPDSLTQVDQLFQGRTQGVTAQDATVSMPAILLTQIAALSELDTLPIEVDLTASLGHSQGALGLSAAKALKAKDRGALVSVVALSVLLSYAAKAQVAQWGWPTLGSAMRSVRGLCQNAIDRALAKQHTGCEETEKVAVALKNGPQTFVLAGHPQSLLDFEAICQKRVDERNDELANKQRGGNEINPIWDELPINVPFHHPAFTPALEHALDWAQKCHLALPELSQLAAAILTESHDWPSELVSLAGSYDWAVNLGPGDSLTRLSSTLVSPAKLQILEGGNYQLRQAWHTPGVLDQQIQAGEADRAKSDYTRFAPKLVKLADGTTRLETAFSRLTGNSPVLLAGMTPTTVDAEIVAAAANAGYWAEMAGGGQYSPEVFNHNLKNLVAALEIGRCAQFNSMFFDRYMWNLQFGTQRIVSKARAAGAPLNGVTISAGIPEVAEATELIASLTQDGFSYIAFKPGTISQIRSVLAIAKANPNFQLIMQVEDGHAGGHHSWENLDDLLLATYDEIRATENVVLCVGGGIGTPQIAARYLLGTWSEKYTADRRPVDGILVGTAAMTCLEAKTSPEVKQLLKETPGIAPDDQGGWVGSGQIRGGVTSGLSHLHADMYEIANDSAACSRLLSEIGADLEQITARREEIIAALDKTAKPYFGDLETFTYLQWAQRFVELAYPWTDPTWPDRFYDLLQRIEARLNPADHGEIDSLFASVDDVSDGPAAIARLAQAYPQAATTKIWPADIAYFPTLCRKHHKPLPFVPVLDGDLARWWGMDTLWQSQDERYGASAVRVIPGPVSVAGIDRVDEPVAELLGRFEAGAISALEAENAPVFEGYARLGGVKTPTEFIQNCPWLDWRGHLMANPALSSDDPAPAVRRFGQSGSSSACDIVETEDGWEIVINCDTRWDEFASAPAFAVKTVRIPLSLPTSLATGAVLKVDDQRLPEAVYGLLAAVAGIGSTSASGDQLTNLPKVSTEAGSPFGRVDYAFTLNQEVFSSHLATTGAALSVVQPNSDESGFTLPTALPDALVGACWPAIYAALGSAYLPDGYPVIEGLLQAVHLDHCIDFTHDLRPFTAGSNRVEVIARTSKLEESASGRIVKVTLELRIEGELLAVLTERFAIRGRITTNTPPSILPGFGGLGREVNPIKRQFWSRTMVLAPPEMTPFALASGDFNPIHTSYRAAALVGLPAPLVHGMWLSATAQAFLLSSWGELQPGRLLAWSYSMYGMVQLNDLVELVAEQVGRGPSGEVAFEVTAKIDGQVVSRAQAVLSAPRTAYVYPGQGIQATKMGASDRLANPVVREVWEQADAHTRQAHGFSILRIVDENPTELLVRGQLLKHPKGVLHLTQFTQVALAVLAYGQTQQLRAAGQQVAGAYFAGHSLGEYTALAACANIFDLPAVIDVVYSRGSAMHSLVPRDEAGRSNYRLGALRPNQCGLDEAEIEALVASIATQTGEFLQIVNYNVASRQYAVAGTIAGLDALAKRAEELAALRGGKRPYIKIPGIDVPFHSSVLANGVPAFAQTLERLLPTTIDVEVLVGRYLPNLVALPFALTRDFAEAIVGAAPAQRLADLLAEGDEFERLAANEPERLARILLVELLSWQFASPVRWIETQELLFTPVKDGGLGIDHLVEIGLAASPTLANLAKQTLSLPQFSRRAVKLLNLERDQVVVLANEAIATPALSAELEQFKQQSLAIQTARQNNLDLTTVEASTQASSQDGPVAATTENAIGQSEVESPATLAQVTTPAQVTADSNVSSTEETPADSASSANAQAPTQAASSAQPSQSAATSGVAPEARFTAKEAALALFAWQTKLRTSQVLPADTMDTLTNGVSSRRNQLLMDLAAELQVASIEGASEASVETLLGKVVSAAPTYKPLGPVLQAVVDAQLRPIWASAGAKLSAIESRLRQHWQLPDSWLHPVLVNLLLGLREGDSLRGGSLSDWELSSNPDQARLLSWIDQAVAEVATELNYQLPTPGNEGPTSGNVQVDSAALSALAEAITGEQGILAKLARTTLAELGLANAPVSVALDEAGAQLLAKVETELGPKWLESVSNAFDPKRAVLFNDRWASAREDLARWGQALAASPEAKVSMPDPSRFAGLGKTVSHQAKWWAGQVQSQAKWFEQVSDLALESATGRFQQEVALVTGAAPNSIAGALVADLLQGGATVIMTASRIDDRRLNFARELYAENANAQAKLWLVPANLNSFQDIDDLLSWVTTAQTESVGQVTKVLKPALLPTLLFPFAAGRVFGSLAEAGPATERQARILLWSVERLLAGLAQATADYGNGERVHVVLPGSPNRGTFGGDGPYGEVKAAFDAIVNKWQVESVWPQQVTLARAHIGWVSGTNLMGANDALVPAAKEAGIEVYTPAQISEKLLDLCSPKARAKAAKAPLEADLTGGLAQAKVHLPTLAAQVAAQVKAAQELAQTEAKALEAPKIKALPNITLPTLASSTKVGPTSTKLSDLVVLVGTGEVSAWGSGRTRQEAEYGISRDGSVELTAAGVLELAWMMGLLTWAQEPQAGWYDQSGELVPEAEIYERYREEVTARCGVREFVNDSTLVDLGSLDAATVYLESDVEFTVPSEEIARAYQVADPTATYFPNDEGEFVVRKLAGSQVLVPKKATLTRTVGGQLPTDFDPAKWGLPVGMLDGMDRIAAWNLVTCVDAFLSAGFTPAELLTALHPSQVASTQGTGIGGMESLRQVFLDRFLGKDRPQDILQEALPNVVAAHVMQAYVGGYGAMIHPVAACATAAVSLEEGVDKILVGKAKFVVTGGIDDISVESLTGFGEMNATADSAAMAAKGINPRFFSRANDARRGGFVEAAGGGTALLARGDVAAELGLPVLAVVAHAQSFADGAHTSIPAPGIGALAAGCGYGDSRLAQNLAKLGLSANDVKVVSKHDTSTNANDPNESLLHATLWPAIGRETGNPQYVISQKSLTGHAKGGAALFQLAGLAQVLRTGKLPGNAALDCVDEAIAPKSGEFVWLRSPLDLGPGAVKAAALTSLGFGHVSALVVLAHPSCFEAVLQAEGGNVAAWRQRASERLQAGARRLSAAMIGQAKLYEPVEKRRLPQVGADESERAMLLDPQARLASNGRFQPASEVQQ is encoded by the coding sequence ATGGAACAGCAAAAAATGACACTCCCCGTCCTCTTCGCAGGTCAAGCGAGCAATTGGCTCGCTTGCTGGCAAGACACCGACTTCGGCCAAAGCCAGGGAGCCAAACTATCCGAACAAGTTTGGGAAGAAGCGAAGGCTAAGCTAGGCGCAGTCCTGCAAGAACTCGTCACCATCGCCCCAGATTCCTTAACTCAAGTTGATCAGCTTTTCCAAGGCCGCACCCAAGGAGTAACTGCCCAGGACGCTACCGTTTCCATGCCGGCCATTTTGCTCACCCAAATTGCGGCACTAAGCGAATTAGACACTCTTCCCATTGAAGTAGACCTTACCGCCAGCTTGGGACATTCCCAAGGCGCCCTCGGATTGAGCGCGGCCAAGGCGCTAAAAGCTAAAGATCGAGGTGCCCTAGTTTCCGTGGTGGCCCTGTCTGTTTTGCTTTCCTACGCGGCTAAAGCGCAAGTAGCTCAGTGGGGTTGGCCCACCTTAGGTTCGGCCATGCGTTCAGTACGTGGACTATGCCAAAACGCTATTGACCGTGCTTTGGCGAAGCAGCACACCGGCTGCGAAGAAACCGAAAAAGTGGCGGTAGCACTCAAGAACGGCCCCCAAACCTTCGTACTGGCTGGGCATCCGCAAAGTTTGCTTGACTTCGAAGCCATTTGCCAAAAACGGGTAGATGAACGCAATGACGAACTGGCGAACAAACAGCGCGGAGGCAACGAGATCAACCCAATTTGGGATGAGCTGCCTATCAATGTGCCCTTCCACCACCCGGCCTTCACCCCAGCCCTCGAACATGCCCTGGACTGGGCGCAAAAATGCCACCTTGCGTTGCCTGAGCTTTCCCAGTTGGCGGCCGCAATCCTCACCGAGTCACACGATTGGCCCAGCGAACTCGTTTCCTTAGCCGGAAGCTATGACTGGGCGGTAAATCTTGGGCCAGGAGATAGCTTGACTAGATTGAGTTCTACCCTAGTATCGCCTGCCAAATTACAGATCCTCGAAGGCGGCAATTATCAGTTGCGTCAGGCCTGGCACACTCCAGGCGTCCTCGACCAGCAAATCCAAGCGGGAGAAGCCGACCGCGCCAAATCCGATTACACGCGTTTTGCCCCCAAACTAGTCAAACTAGCTGACGGGACTACCCGCCTCGAAACTGCCTTTAGTCGCCTCACCGGAAACTCCCCCGTACTTTTGGCGGGAATGACCCCAACTACGGTGGATGCCGAAATTGTGGCTGCTGCCGCCAATGCCGGCTACTGGGCAGAAATGGCCGGTGGCGGCCAGTACTCCCCCGAAGTATTCAACCACAACCTCAAAAACTTGGTAGCGGCCCTAGAGATTGGTCGTTGTGCTCAGTTCAATTCCATGTTCTTTGACCGCTACATGTGGAACCTACAGTTTGGCACCCAACGGATTGTTTCCAAAGCGCGTGCTGCTGGCGCCCCGCTGAACGGCGTGACCATTTCTGCTGGTATCCCCGAGGTAGCTGAAGCCACCGAACTCATCGCCAGCCTGACCCAAGACGGTTTCAGCTACATTGCTTTCAAACCGGGCACAATCTCTCAGATCCGCTCTGTGCTGGCCATCGCTAAAGCTAACCCCAATTTCCAGCTAATCATGCAGGTCGAGGACGGTCACGCGGGTGGACACCATAGTTGGGAAAACCTCGACGACTTGCTGCTTGCTACCTATGACGAAATTCGGGCTACCGAAAATGTAGTGCTTTGTGTCGGTGGGGGCATTGGTACCCCACAGATTGCCGCCCGCTACTTGCTTGGTACTTGGTCGGAGAAGTACACGGCTGATCGCCGCCCAGTTGATGGCATCTTGGTGGGCACTGCCGCCATGACCTGCCTCGAAGCGAAAACTTCCCCCGAAGTCAAGCAACTGCTAAAAGAAACCCCTGGGATCGCGCCAGATGATCAGGGTGGTTGGGTCGGTTCTGGCCAGATTCGAGGTGGCGTCACCTCCGGGCTTTCGCACCTTCATGCCGACATGTATGAAATTGCGAATGATTCTGCCGCTTGCTCTCGTTTGCTTAGCGAAATCGGGGCAGATCTAGAACAAATCACCGCTAGGCGCGAGGAGATCATTGCCGCCCTCGATAAAACGGCGAAACCGTATTTTGGCGACCTAGAAACCTTTACTTATCTTCAGTGGGCCCAGCGTTTTGTGGAACTGGCATACCCGTGGACTGACCCTACTTGGCCGGATCGTTTCTACGATTTACTTCAGCGGATCGAAGCCAGATTGAACCCGGCAGATCATGGCGAAATCGATTCCCTGTTTGCCTCGGTTGACGACGTGTCAGATGGCCCTGCTGCCATCGCTCGCCTAGCACAAGCCTACCCGCAGGCGGCCACCACCAAGATCTGGCCAGCCGATATTGCCTACTTCCCCACCTTGTGCCGCAAGCACCACAAGCCCTTGCCATTCGTGCCTGTCCTTGATGGCGATTTGGCTCGCTGGTGGGGTATGGATACCCTCTGGCAATCACAGGACGAACGCTACGGCGCCTCGGCAGTACGCGTAATCCCTGGCCCAGTTTCGGTCGCTGGCATCGATCGGGTAGATGAGCCAGTGGCAGAACTTTTGGGACGCTTCGAAGCTGGCGCCATTTCGGCCCTAGAGGCAGAAAATGCCCCGGTTTTCGAAGGCTATGCTCGTCTAGGTGGCGTCAAGACACCCACCGAGTTCATTCAGAATTGTCCATGGCTAGACTGGCGTGGCCACCTGATGGCAAACCCTGCTCTTTCCTCAGATGACCCGGCACCTGCCGTACGTCGCTTCGGTCAGTCGGGTTCGTCCTCGGCCTGCGATATTGTCGAAACCGAGGACGGCTGGGAGATCGTCATTAACTGCGATACCCGCTGGGACGAGTTCGCTTCCGCCCCTGCCTTTGCGGTTAAAACAGTGCGTATTCCCTTGAGTCTACCCACTTCTTTGGCTACCGGCGCTGTCCTGAAAGTAGATGACCAACGGCTACCCGAAGCAGTCTACGGTTTATTGGCAGCGGTAGCTGGCATAGGTTCGACCTCAGCCAGTGGTGACCAGCTTACCAACCTGCCGAAGGTGAGTACGGAAGCAGGATCACCTTTCGGTCGCGTTGATTATGCTTTCACCTTGAATCAAGAAGTATTCTCTTCGCACCTAGCCACCACTGGTGCGGCTCTGTCTGTCGTTCAGCCCAATAGCGACGAGAGCGGATTTACTCTGCCTACTGCATTACCTGATGCGCTAGTGGGGGCTTGCTGGCCGGCCATTTATGCGGCCTTGGGTTCGGCTTACCTGCCTGATGGCTATCCGGTAATCGAAGGGTTGTTGCAAGCGGTTCACCTAGACCACTGCATCGATTTCACCCATGATTTGCGTCCATTTACCGCCGGTAGCAACCGGGTGGAGGTGATTGCTCGAACCAGTAAGCTAGAAGAATCCGCCTCAGGTCGCATTGTCAAGGTCACCTTGGAGTTGCGTATCGAGGGCGAATTGCTGGCGGTGCTGACGGAACGTTTTGCCATCCGAGGGCGCATCACCACGAATACTCCTCCTTCGATCCTGCCGGGCTTTGGTGGTTTGGGACGTGAGGTCAACCCGATTAAGCGACAGTTCTGGTCACGGACCATGGTGCTGGCCCCACCAGAAATGACCCCATTTGCGCTGGCCTCCGGGGATTTCAATCCGATCCACACTTCTTATCGAGCAGCCGCTCTAGTTGGTTTACCCGCACCTTTGGTACATGGCATGTGGCTTTCGGCCACCGCACAGGCTTTCTTGCTCTCCAGCTGGGGCGAGTTGCAGCCTGGGCGCCTGTTGGCTTGGAGCTATTCCATGTATGGCATGGTGCAGCTCAATGACTTGGTGGAGCTGGTGGCCGAACAGGTCGGTCGGGGCCCTAGCGGTGAAGTTGCTTTTGAAGTAACCGCCAAGATTGACGGCCAAGTGGTTTCTCGGGCGCAGGCCGTATTGAGTGCCCCGCGGACCGCCTACGTTTATCCCGGCCAAGGCATTCAGGCCACCAAGATGGGAGCTAGCGATCGCTTGGCTAACCCAGTAGTGCGTGAGGTTTGGGAACAGGCCGATGCGCACACTCGCCAGGCACACGGTTTTTCGATTCTGCGTATCGTGGATGAGAATCCGACCGAACTGTTGGTACGAGGCCAGTTGCTTAAGCACCCAAAGGGTGTTTTGCATCTGACCCAGTTCACCCAGGTGGCACTGGCGGTTTTGGCTTATGGGCAAACTCAGCAGTTGCGTGCTGCCGGGCAGCAGGTGGCAGGAGCCTACTTCGCTGGGCATTCACTCGGTGAGTACACTGCTTTGGCCGCTTGTGCGAATATTTTCGATCTGCCCGCCGTGATCGATGTGGTTTATTCGCGTGGTAGCGCCATGCACTCTTTGGTGCCACGCGATGAGGCCGGCCGTTCCAACTATCGCTTAGGGGCCTTGCGCCCAAATCAGTGTGGCTTGGACGAGGCCGAGATCGAAGCTTTGGTCGCCTCAATTGCCACACAAACTGGCGAGTTCTTGCAGATTGTGAACTACAATGTGGCTTCACGTCAGTATGCGGTGGCTGGGACGATTGCCGGCTTGGACGCGTTGGCGAAGCGCGCAGAGGAGCTAGCTGCACTTCGCGGCGGCAAGCGTCCTTATATTAAGATTCCGGGAATTGACGTCCCGTTCCACTCTAGCGTTTTGGCGAATGGGGTTCCCGCTTTTGCCCAGACACTTGAGCGTTTACTCCCCACTACAATCGATGTGGAAGTTTTGGTTGGTCGCTATCTGCCCAACCTGGTAGCCCTTCCTTTTGCTTTGACGCGCGACTTTGCGGAGGCAATCGTGGGGGCAGCTCCCGCGCAACGCTTGGCTGATTTATTGGCCGAGGGTGACGAGTTCGAACGTCTCGCAGCAAACGAGCCCGAACGTCTGGCGAGGATTTTGTTGGTGGAATTGCTTTCTTGGCAGTTTGCTTCCCCGGTTCGTTGGATTGAGACGCAGGAGTTGTTGTTTACCCCGGTAAAGGATGGCGGCCTCGGTATTGATCACCTAGTAGAAATTGGTTTGGCAGCTTCCCCCACTTTGGCAAATCTGGCGAAACAAACTTTGTCACTACCGCAGTTCTCGCGTCGCGCAGTGAAGCTCTTGAATCTAGAACGCGACCAAGTGGTAGTTTTGGCCAATGAGGCGATTGCTACTCCGGCTCTGTCAGCGGAACTGGAACAGTTCAAACAGCAGTCTTTGGCAATCCAAACCGCTAGGCAGAACAACCTAGACTTAACGACGGTTGAGGCATCAACTCAAGCTTCATCTCAGGATGGTCCGGTTGCTGCTACCACTGAAAATGCCATTGGCCAGTCCGAAGTTGAAAGCCCGGCGACCCTTGCTCAGGTGACAACGCCTGCTCAGGTTACTGCTGACTCTAATGTTTCTAGCACGGAAGAAACGCCAGCCGACTCGGCGTCTTCGGCCAATGCCCAGGCCCCCACCCAGGCGGCGTCCTCGGCCCAGCCGAGCCAGAGCGCGGCTACTTCGGGCGTGGCACCCGAGGCACGCTTTACGGCCAAGGAGGCAGCTTTGGCTTTGTTTGCTTGGCAGACTAAGCTGCGCACCAGCCAGGTGCTGCCGGCCGATACGATGGATACCCTGACCAACGGGGTTTCCTCGCGACGCAACCAGTTGCTTATGGATTTGGCAGCCGAACTACAGGTCGCTTCAATCGAGGGCGCCTCTGAAGCGAGCGTAGAAACATTACTAGGTAAGGTGGTCAGCGCGGCCCCCACTTATAAACCACTGGGCCCGGTTTTGCAGGCTGTAGTTGATGCCCAGTTGCGTCCGATTTGGGCAAGTGCCGGCGCCAAATTGAGCGCGATCGAATCTCGTTTGCGCCAGCACTGGCAGCTTCCCGATTCCTGGTTGCACCCAGTACTGGTTAACTTGCTTTTGGGTTTGCGCGAGGGCGATTCCCTCCGAGGTGGTTCCCTTTCCGATTGGGAGCTAAGCAGCAACCCAGATCAGGCTCGTTTGCTTTCCTGGATCGATCAGGCGGTGGCCGAGGTGGCGACCGAGCTGAACTACCAGTTGCCTACTCCGGGTAATGAGGGGCCAACCAGTGGGAACGTTCAGGTCGATAGTGCCGCTCTTTCTGCTTTAGCTGAAGCTATTACGGGTGAGCAGGGAATCTTGGCGAAACTGGCTCGGACTACTTTGGCTGAACTCGGGTTAGCCAATGCCCCAGTTTCGGTGGCGCTTGATGAAGCTGGAGCCCAGCTTTTGGCGAAGGTAGAAACTGAACTTGGGCCAAAGTGGCTCGAGTCTGTCAGCAATGCTTTCGATCCGAAACGGGCAGTGCTCTTTAATGACCGTTGGGCCAGTGCCCGCGAAGATTTGGCTCGTTGGGGACAAGCGCTTGCAGCTTCCCCCGAGGCTAAGGTGAGTATGCCTGACCCGAGTCGTTTTGCCGGATTGGGGAAAACCGTTTCCCACCAAGCTAAGTGGTGGGCCGGGCAGGTTCAGAGCCAAGCTAAGTGGTTTGAGCAGGTGTCTGACCTGGCTTTGGAATCTGCGACCGGACGTTTCCAGCAGGAAGTCGCTTTGGTAACTGGGGCCGCCCCAAATTCGATTGCGGGTGCCTTGGTCGCCGACCTGTTGCAAGGTGGAGCGACGGTGATTATGACTGCGTCCCGCATTGATGATCGACGCTTGAATTTCGCCCGTGAGCTCTACGCCGAGAATGCTAATGCGCAAGCCAAACTGTGGCTAGTTCCAGCGAATTTGAATTCCTTCCAAGATATTGATGATTTGCTGTCCTGGGTTACCACTGCCCAGACAGAAAGCGTTGGTCAAGTGACGAAGGTACTCAAACCTGCCTTGCTCCCAACTTTGCTGTTCCCTTTTGCTGCTGGACGCGTTTTTGGTTCTTTGGCCGAGGCCGGTCCCGCTACCGAACGCCAAGCTAGGATACTGCTGTGGAGTGTGGAGCGCCTCTTGGCTGGTTTGGCTCAGGCCACTGCCGATTATGGCAATGGCGAGCGAGTCCATGTGGTGCTTCCGGGCTCTCCTAACCGTGGTACTTTTGGGGGCGATGGCCCTTATGGTGAAGTCAAGGCAGCTTTCGATGCCATCGTGAATAAGTGGCAGGTGGAAAGTGTTTGGCCACAGCAGGTCACCTTGGCTCGTGCCCACATTGGTTGGGTATCTGGCACCAACTTAATGGGGGCTAATGACGCCCTAGTGCCGGCTGCTAAGGAAGCAGGCATCGAGGTCTATACTCCCGCGCAGATTAGCGAAAAGCTCCTTGACCTGTGTTCGCCGAAGGCACGAGCTAAGGCGGCGAAGGCACCGCTGGAGGCAGATCTTACTGGTGGTTTGGCCCAAGCCAAGGTGCACCTGCCAACTTTGGCGGCGCAAGTTGCCGCGCAGGTCAAGGCCGCGCAGGAGCTAGCCCAGACCGAAGCAAAGGCACTAGAAGCTCCGAAGATTAAGGCCCTCCCGAATATCACTTTGCCAACCTTGGCGTCATCCACAAAGGTGGGGCCGACCTCGACCAAACTATCCGATCTGGTGGTTTTGGTTGGTACCGGCGAGGTTTCTGCTTGGGGCTCAGGACGTACCAGGCAGGAAGCTGAATACGGTATTTCGCGCGATGGTAGCGTCGAACTAACCGCTGCTGGCGTACTGGAATTGGCTTGGATGATGGGCCTGTTGACTTGGGCGCAAGAACCACAAGCTGGTTGGTATGACCAGTCTGGTGAACTGGTGCCGGAAGCTGAGATCTACGAGCGTTATCGTGAGGAAGTGACAGCTCGTTGTGGGGTTCGCGAGTTTGTCAATGACTCCACTTTGGTGGACTTGGGTTCGTTGGATGCGGCCACGGTTTACCTCGAATCCGATGTGGAGTTCACGGTACCTAGTGAGGAGATTGCTCGCGCCTACCAAGTAGCTGATCCTACAGCCACCTATTTCCCCAATGACGAGGGCGAGTTTGTGGTGCGTAAGCTAGCTGGAAGCCAAGTGCTCGTGCCTAAGAAGGCCACTTTGACCCGCACGGTTGGCGGGCAACTACCTACCGATTTCGATCCTGCCAAGTGGGGGCTTCCAGTGGGCATGCTCGATGGCATGGACCGGATTGCAGCCTGGAACTTGGTGACCTGCGTGGATGCTTTCCTCAGTGCGGGCTTCACCCCGGCTGAACTACTGACGGCGCTTCACCCCAGCCAGGTTGCCTCCACCCAAGGTACCGGCATTGGCGGGATGGAGTCTTTGCGTCAGGTCTTCCTCGATCGCTTCCTTGGTAAGGATCGCCCGCAGGATATCTTGCAGGAGGCTTTGCCCAATGTGGTGGCCGCGCACGTCATGCAAGCCTATGTGGGCGGTTATGGCGCCATGATTCACCCGGTGGCTGCTTGTGCTACTGCAGCTGTTTCCCTAGAAGAAGGGGTTGACAAGATTTTGGTGGGTAAAGCCAAGTTTGTGGTCACCGGCGGGATCGACGATATTAGTGTCGAGTCGCTAACCGGTTTCGGGGAAATGAATGCCACCGCAGATTCAGCGGCGATGGCGGCCAAGGGAATTAATCCGCGTTTCTTCTCGCGGGCAAATGATGCCCGTCGAGGTGGTTTCGTTGAGGCTGCTGGTGGCGGCACCGCGCTGTTGGCTCGTGGTGACGTGGCGGCAGAGCTGGGTCTCCCAGTGCTGGCGGTGGTCGCTCACGCCCAGTCTTTTGCTGATGGCGCGCACACGTCGATTCCGGCTCCGGGCATTGGGGCACTTGCGGCCGGCTGTGGCTATGGCGACTCTCGTTTGGCTCAGAATCTGGCAAAGCTGGGTTTGAGCGCAAATGATGTAAAAGTTGTCTCGAAGCACGATACTTCCACCAATGCCAATGACCCGAATGAGTCTTTGCTGCACGCTACTTTGTGGCCGGCGATTGGCCGTGAGACTGGCAATCCTCAGTACGTGATTTCTCAGAAGTCGTTGACTGGACATGCCAAGGGTGGTGCCGCGCTCTTCCAGCTGGCTGGTTTGGCTCAGGTGCTTCGCACCGGTAAGTTGCCGGGCAATGCCGCCCTCGATTGTGTTGATGAGGCGATCGCGCCCAAGTCGGGAGAATTCGTTTGGCTTCGTTCTCCGCTCGATTTGGGTCCGGGCGCGGTAAAGGCAGCTGCCTTAACTTCGCTTGGTTTCGGGCACGTTTCCGCTTTGGTGGTTTTGGCTCACCCGTCCTGTTTCGAAGCGGTTTTGCAGGCCGAGGGCGGGAATGTGGCCGCTTGGCGTCAGCGCGCTAGCGAACGGTTGCAAGCTGGGGCTCGTCGACTCTCCGCGGCCATGATTGGTCAAGCGAAGCTTTATGAACCGGTGGAAAAGCGTCGCCTCCCGCAGGTAGGCGCTGATGAGAGCGAGCGGGCCATGCTGCTTGATCCACAAGCTCGCCTAGCAAGCAACGGTCGGTTTCAACCAGCAAGTGAAGTACAGCAATGA